The nucleotide sequence CCCGCGCGTCCAGGTGCGGGACGTACGACTGCTGTCCAGCCACTGGTACGTGGAGCGCACCACGACCTTCGACTTCCAGCACGCCGACGGCACCTGGAGCACCCAGGAGCGCGAGACGCACGACCGCGGCAACGGCGCCACCGTCCTCCTCTACGACGCCGACCGCGAAACCGTCCTGCTCACCCGGCAGTTCCGCTACCCGGTGTACGTCAACGGCCACCCCGACGGGATGCTCATCGAGACACCGGGCGGCCTCCTCGACGAGGAGGGCGAGCATCCCGAGGTCGCCGTGCGGCGCGAGGTGATCGAGGAGACCGGCCACACCATCGGCGAGATCCAGCACGTCTTCGACATCTACATGAGCCCCGGCTCGGTCACCGAACGCGTCAGCTTCTACGCCGCCCCGTACGGCCCGGCGACCCGCACCCACGAGGGCGGTGGCCTCGACGAGGAGGGAGAGGACATCGAACTCGTCGAACTGAACTTCCGCCGGGCCCTGGAAATGATCCGCGGCGGCGAGATCGCCGACGCCAAGACCATCATGCTGCTCCAGTGGGCGGCACTGGAGGGGCCGTTCAGCGCCGGAGGCAGGGTGTAGAGAGGGACTGAGGGGTCGAGGGCCCTCGGCGGCCTCGGCCCGTGTCAGCGGTCGAGCGCCTCGGCGGCCTCGGCGGCGACCGCCTCCGCCACGGCCGTCAGCGCGGGCGAGTCGAGCTTCCACTGCTGCCAGAACAGCGGGGCGTCCACGGTCCGCTCCGGCGCCAGGTTGACGAGCCGTCCGGCGTCGAGCAGCCGCTCGGCCTGCGCGGCGGGCACCATGCCCCAGCCCATCCCGGCGGCCACGGCGTCGACGAAGCCCTCGGACGTCGGCACGTAGTGCCGTCGCGCACCGGACGGGCGGCCCCGCGTCAGCCGGCGGACGAAGGCGTTCTGGAAGTCGTCCCGCCGGTCGAAGAACACGACCGGCGCGTCCACGATCACGTCCTTCAGCGGCACGCCCGATCCGACGCCGAGCCATCGCTCCGCGAAGGCGGGAGCGGCGCAGGGCACGTACCGCATCCGGCCGAGCGGCCGTACCGAGCAGCCGGCCACGGCGTCCGGCGCCGAGGTGACCGCGGCCATCACCAGGCCCTCGCGCAGCAGCCTGGCCGTGTGCTGCTCGTCCTCGCGGAGCAGTTCGAAACAGGGACGCAGCTCCTCGGGCACCCGGGTGAGGGCGGGCAGGAACCAGGTGGCCAGCGAGTCGGCGTTCACCGCGATCGACACGCGCGTGGTCTCCCCGGCGCCCGTCATGCCCAGCGCGGCGTGCGTGTCGTGTTCGAGGCGGGCCAGCTGGCGCGCGAACTGGACGATCACCTCGCCGGAGCCGGTCGGCCGCACCGGCTTCTCACGGACCAGCAGGACCCGGCCGACCCGCTGCTCCAGCGCCTTGACCCGCTGGCTGACCGCCGACGGCGTCACATGCAGGGCGGCGGCGGCCGCGTCGAACGTGCCCTCGTCGACCACCGCGAGCAGGGTGCGCACCAGATCGAGCGGAAGCTGAGACATCACGATCGCTAATGATACGTAAGAATCTTTAGCTGTACGCAGGGCGGCGGACTTCCTAGCGTCATGGGTGTGTTCAGCGAAATGACTGCCCTCGCGGCCGGATTCGGCACCGGCCTCTCCCTCATCGTCGCCATCGGCGCCCAGAACGCCTTCGTGCTCCGTCAGGGACTGCACCGCGACGCCGTGCTCCCGGTCGTGGCCATCTGCGCCCTCTCCGACGCGCTGCTGATCGCCCTGGGGGTCGCCGGGGTCGGTGCGGTCGTCGTCGCCTGGCCCGGCGCGCTGACCGCGGTCGCCCTGGTCGGCGGCGGCTTCCTCCTGGTCTACGGCGCCCTGGCCGCCCGCCGCGTCCTGCGCCCCGCCGACGACGCGCTGCGCACGGAGAGCGGGTCGACGGGCTCGCGACGCCGGGCCGTCCTCACCTGCCTGGCACTGACCTGGCTCAACCCGCACGTCTACCTCGACACCGTGTTCCTGCTCGGCTCCATCGCCTCCGACCGCGGACCCCTGCGCTGGACCTTCGGCCTCGGCGCCGGCCTCGCCAGCCTGTGCTGGTTCGCCGCCCTGGGCTTCGGCGCCCGGCTGCTCAGCCGCTTCCTGGCCCGCCCGTCCGCCTGGCGCGTCCTCGACGGCCTGGTCGCGGTGACGATGCTCGCGCTCGGCGGGATGCTGATCGCCGGAGCGTGAACCCACGGCGGGCCGGCGTCTGAGCCGACAGTGGGCGCAGGCGGCTCCACGGCAGGCGCGGGTACGGCGACAGCATGTGAGACGGCCGCGGAATCGTCTGTCCCGGCGGTGGCGATCTCCGCGATAGTGGTGCCCGTATCGAAAGATGTATCGAGCATCAGGATGCCCGTGGACACCACCAAGAGCAGCGCCGGCGACGACACCGCACCGGAGGACGACCCACCGGCGTCACCCCGCCAAGGCCGGCGGCGCTGGGCGATGGACACCCGTCCCCTGCGCCGCCCCGCCTACCGGCGCCTGTGGTCCTCGACCATCGTCACGGCCGTCGGCAGCCAACTGACCGCCGTCGCCGTACCCAAGCAGATCTACGACATCACCGGCTCCTCCGCCTGGGTCGGCTACGCGAGCCTCGCCGGTCTGCTGCCCCTGGTGGTCTTCGCGCTGTGGGGCGGCGCGGTCGCCGACAGCGTGGACCGCCGTACGCTGCTGCTCGTCACCAACACCGGCATCGCCGTCACCTCGGTGCTGTTCTGGGTCCAGGCCGTCACCGGCCTCGAATCCGTGTGGGCGCTGATGGCCCTGCTCGCCCTCCAGCAGGCGTTCTTCGGCCTCAACGCACCCGCCCGCAACGCCTCCGTGGCCCGGCTGGTCCCCGCCGACGAACTGGCGGCCGCCGCCGCCCTCGGCTCGACCGTGATGCAACTGGGCCTGGTGGCCGGACCGTTGCTCGCCGGCGCTCTCATCCCGGTCATCGGCCTGGCCGAGCTGTACCTGATCGACGCGCTGGCCCTGTGCATCACCCTCTGGGCGGTGTACAGGCTGCCCTCCCTGCCTCCCCTGGACGCCGCGACGACCAGGCGGGCCGGCTGGCGGGAGGTCCTCGCGGGCTTCCGCTACATCGCCCTGCACAAGGTGCTCCTGCTGTCCTTCCTCGCCGACATCATCGCGATGGTCCTGGGCATGCCGCGCGCCCTCTTCCCGCAGCTGGCCGACACCACGTACGCGCCCTACGGCGAAGGCCTCGCCCTTGGTCTGCTGTTCGCCGCCATCCCCATCGGCGCCCTCGTCGGCGGCCTGATGTCGGGGACGTTCTCCCGTTCCCACCGGCACGGACTCATGGTCGTCGTGGCCGTCATGGCCTGGGGCGCGGCCATCACCGGCTTCGGGCTGAGCACCAGCCTCTGGTTCGCCGTGCTGTTCCTCACCGCCGCCGGTGTCGCGGACATGGTCTCCATGATCTTCCGCGGTGCCATCCTGCTGTCCGCCGCCACCGACGAGATGCGAGGCCGGATGCAGGGCGTCTTCACCGTGGTCGTGGCCGGCGGCCCCCGCCTCGCCGACGTCCTGCACGGCACCGCCGGGGCGGCCTTCGGTGCCCGTACGGCCGTCGTCGGCGGCGGTCTGCTCGTCATCGCGGCGACGCTGCTCCTCGCGACGGTGACACCGGCACTGCGGCGGTACCGGATCTGACCGATCGACACCTCCGCTCTTCCGTACGCTGGTCAGCCGCACACCCCACAGGCAGGAGTTGCAACGATGCAGTACGTGAAGCTCGGCTCGACGGGTCTGGACGTGTCCCGGATCTGTGTGGGATGCATGAGTTTCGGGCTCCCCGACCGAGGCACGCACGAATGGACCCTGGACGAGGAGGCGTCACGCCCGTTGATCCGGCAGGCGCTGGACGCCGGGATCAACTTCTTCGACACGGCGAACGTCTACTCCGACGGCACCAGCGAGGAGATCGTCGGCCGCGCGCTCGCGGAGTTCGCGCGGCGCGAGGAGATCGTCCTCGCGACGAAGGTGAACGGCGCCATGCACCAGGGCCCCAACGCCTGGGGCCTGTCCCGCAAGGCGATCATGACGGAGATCGACGCCAGTCTGCGGCGCTTCGGCACCGACTACGTGGACCTCTACCAGATCCACCGCTTCGACCCGAACACCCCGGTCGAGGAGACGATGGAGGCCCTGCACGACGTGGTGAAGGCGGGCAAGGCCCGCTACATCGGGGCGAGTTCGATGTACGCCTGGCAGTTCGCCAAGATGCAGCACACCGCCCGGCTGAACGGCTGGACGCGGTTCGTGTCCATGCAGAACCACTACAACCTCCTCTACCGCGAGGAGGAGCGCGAGATGCTGCCGCTGTGCGGGGACCAGAGCGTCGCCACCCTGCCCTGGAGCCCGCTCGCCCGCGGCCGGCTCACCCGCGACTGGGACACCGTCACCGA is from Streptomyces sp. NBC_01314 and encodes:
- a CDS encoding LysR family transcriptional regulator ArgP, producing the protein MMSQLPLDLVRTLLAVVDEGTFDAAAAALHVTPSAVSQRVKALEQRVGRVLLVREKPVRPTGSGEVIVQFARQLARLEHDTHAALGMTGAGETTRVSIAVNADSLATWFLPALTRVPEELRPCFELLREDEQHTARLLREGLVMAAVTSAPDAVAGCSVRPLGRMRYVPCAAPAFAERWLGVGSGVPLKDVIVDAPVVFFDRRDDFQNAFVRRLTRGRPSGARRHYVPTSEGFVDAVAAGMGWGMVPAAQAERLLDAGRLVNLAPERTVDAPLFWQQWKLDSPALTAVAEAVAAEAAEALDR
- a CDS encoding NUDIX domain-containing protein → MTNKTVGVDLPDRRGRTGLDRTGRDLTGNPRVQVRDVRLLSSHWYVERTTTFDFQHADGTWSTQERETHDRGNGATVLLYDADRETVLLTRQFRYPVYVNGHPDGMLIETPGGLLDEEGEHPEVAVRREVIEETGHTIGEIQHVFDIYMSPGSVTERVSFYAAPYGPATRTHEGGGLDEEGEDIELVELNFRRALEMIRGGEIADAKTIMLLQWAALEGPFSAGGRV
- a CDS encoding MFS transporter gives rise to the protein MDTTKSSAGDDTAPEDDPPASPRQGRRRWAMDTRPLRRPAYRRLWSSTIVTAVGSQLTAVAVPKQIYDITGSSAWVGYASLAGLLPLVVFALWGGAVADSVDRRTLLLVTNTGIAVTSVLFWVQAVTGLESVWALMALLALQQAFFGLNAPARNASVARLVPADELAAAAALGSTVMQLGLVAGPLLAGALIPVIGLAELYLIDALALCITLWAVYRLPSLPPLDAATTRRAGWREVLAGFRYIALHKVLLLSFLADIIAMVLGMPRALFPQLADTTYAPYGEGLALGLLFAAIPIGALVGGLMSGTFSRSHRHGLMVVVAVMAWGAAITGFGLSTSLWFAVLFLTAAGVADMVSMIFRGAILLSAATDEMRGRMQGVFTVVVAGGPRLADVLHGTAGAAFGARTAVVGGGLLVIAATLLLATVTPALRRYRI
- a CDS encoding LysE/ArgO family amino acid transporter, whose amino-acid sequence is MTALAAGFGTGLSLIVAIGAQNAFVLRQGLHRDAVLPVVAICALSDALLIALGVAGVGAVVVAWPGALTAVALVGGGFLLVYGALAARRVLRPADDALRTESGSTGSRRRAVLTCLALTWLNPHVYLDTVFLLGSIASDRGPLRWTFGLGAGLASLCWFAALGFGARLLSRFLARPSAWRVLDGLVAVTMLALGGMLIAGA
- a CDS encoding aldo/keto reductase, yielding MQYVKLGSTGLDVSRICVGCMSFGLPDRGTHEWTLDEEASRPLIRQALDAGINFFDTANVYSDGTSEEIVGRALAEFARREEIVLATKVNGAMHQGPNAWGLSRKAIMTEIDASLRRFGTDYVDLYQIHRFDPNTPVEETMEALHDVVKAGKARYIGASSMYAWQFAKMQHTARLNGWTRFVSMQNHYNLLYREEEREMLPLCGDQSVATLPWSPLARGRLTRDWDTVTERTESDNFGKTLYQEGDREIVDAVTRIAGERGVPRARVALAWLLSRPTVTAPIVGATKPHHLDDAVASLDVALTDKEIEELERPYTPRAISGH